The genomic segment tttcaaggcaagagtactagagtggggtgccattgccttctccacctagaCTCATAAATTGTTTCTTAACTCTGTAACCCCTCAGCACTCAGATTACTCTTGTGTTAATAAAATATTGAGTTGTCCAAAAAGTTCGTTCGGGTTTTTCCATGCCATCCTCGGGAAAtcctgaacgaactttttggtcaactcaaATGTTATTATGCAATACTGAATACATAAATGTGTATTATTGGTGGGGTTCAGTACGCACTATCCCCAAATACTCTGCCTTAGCATACTGAATATTTCAAGCTGaaggaatccaagaaaatagATGCAAGAAGGACTCTCTGACCTTCCCTAGAAGCAGGTCACAAGACTCTCATGTGTGAAGTACCCTCCCTCCACCCAAGGGAAAAGATCATGCTTGCCTCCAAGATGGAGGGACCCCCAAGAGGAATATTATTGAACACACCTAAGTTTCCCCAGTTGACTGAGCCCATATCCCATTTGTCCTATCCCATTTCACCATGACTGACCACTCTTCATCAAacctagcacaaaaacagacaagCCTGACTGCTTCTTCAGGCCTTCATTTATTTGTGAAGGCTCCCATGTCACATAAAACTTATACTAGATACATTTGtatgcttttcttttgttaacaTGTCTTTTGTTACAGAGACCCAGTCAAGAACCTGgaagagcagaaggaaaaggtttatttttcctcccctccaatatatttaaggaaaaaataaaaacgttAATAATAGAAGCCTCTGTCACTTCCTACTGCCTCCAAGTATCCCCTCCCTGTCGCATGATGGTCTCTCTACCTACGAGGTAACTACCATCCTGAATTTTGCATTAATCATTCTCCGGTTTTCCTTTCTCAGTGGTTCTCAAGCCGTTAGAATCACCGAAAGAGCTTGTTAAAACATGAATTTCTGGGTTCCACCTCCCAGTTTCTGATACAGTAGATCTGGGGCGAGGCCCAAGAATTTGTGCCTCTTGTAAATTCTCATGTGGTTCCGATGCTGCTGATCCCAGACctacactttgagaactgctttATCTCAAAGACACTCCTGCCTTCTATGTAATGGCAGCTTGTCTCTTTCCCTAAAACctattcactcaataaatatagCCTAAGgacgtccccttcttcttcctctACTCCATTTCCTATCACCCAATTTATGAGCATTCCATCTTTGCTAAGTATTTTACTTGACTGTGGCATTTAAccagttttccattttttctttcccattaatGATCCTGTTTATAAGTTGcttcttgtttgtgtgtgtgtgtcaactAGAATAACAGGTATAAACAGCATTTACATATCTTACTCATCTAGACTTTAAGCTCTTTGGAAGCAGAAACCAAGTGAAGGGGTTCAGAACATGCTGTGTTCAAATATTCTGCTTTGATGATTaattattgattattttgagctgagaaCACTTATTAAACAGCAGATAACAGGAAGGGCTCTCTGACATCCCCCATACACACCTAAAAGCGAGTTGTAAATTTTTCCTTGAGAAAGGTACCCTCCCTGTACCAGGAAGAGAAGAACATTCTTATCATCAGAGACTGGGAGTTGACTCCGGtctatataaacacacatactaAAATAACCCTTATCTTCCACCAGTTCCCTTCACATACTTCCTAGTCACTGTCCCACAATTTATTGCCCCTGGTACAAGCCCCTGTGCTTTATCACATCCCCACAATTTATCATTCTTCTTGTTAAAAGGTGTGTACCATATAATCTTTAAGACCTAACAACGTCAGGTTTTCATTTTCCATCTGAAGATACCTGTGTATatgtaaaaacaaattaaatgtttATGCCTTTCTCCTGTTAACCTGTCTCATGTCCATTTAATTATTAGGCCAGCCCCAGAACTTCAGAGTGTAGAGGGAAGTTTTTCCTCCCCCATACACGAGTTTAATTTCCCTTTGTAGTCTACTTCTTCAAGTAAACTACAGGCCACAGTTTGCAAGTTCAGTTGCTTGTAAGAGCCAAAAGGCAATGTAAATAAGTGAAATTTGCCATGTGGAACTTAGCTGAGACCATGTCCTATGTAAAGACGGCAGCTGTTACTCAGATTTAAGCCAACTGAGGGTCCCTTGTTGTCTCATTTTCCCAGTTTtcaagagaaaccagaaataacCCCAACTATTTCAACAGTTTAAGCACATACAGCAGCCACACAAAGCACACAGATTCCAGACAGAGTATGTCTGCAGGAACCGAAACTGAATCCATTCCATACTTCTAGACCTTTGCGgtaaatgggtggatggatggttgagtgggagggagggtgggtgagtgagtgagtaaataATGAATCTGGGTCTTTACTGCAGTTCCCAAGGTTGTGGGGGAGGGAAGTGGAGAAAACAAGCAATTGTTGAGGACTTACTATATGCCTGGCCCTGTGCGAAGCGTTTTACATACCTTATCTCATTTGACCTTCATAACAACACTTCAAGGTAGTTATTATCATTCTTGTTTATTTCCACactcatttcacagataaagaaaggAGGCTTAAAATGACCCAGGGTCACACCActagttttctttatttataacctacatattttttttttgcttttatttgcatttattttttgcgACATTTATTCCTGGGCCATAAGTTTTTGTTTCTGCAGTTTCTTATGGGATATCTGTTTCTTCTGTGCAACCTCCTCTTCGGGTTTAGGaacaatctgttctttttcagtaagGATCCTCTGGGGTTTTCTGGGTCAAGTGGATAACACACCATTTTTAGACatcacctcaggcttccctgatggctcagatggtaaagcgtctgcctgcaatgcgggagacttgggttcgatccctgggttgggaagatctcctggagaaggaaatggcaacccactccagtactcttgcctggaaaatcccatggatggaggagcctggtaggctgcagtccatggggttgcaaagagtaggacacgactgagcgtcttcactttcactatcaggCTGCTTACTGGAAAAGCTATAACCTACCTAATTTTTTAAGAAGAGATTTCAGATGGGCTCTTATGATTCAAGCTGGGTCCTGAGCCCAGAATCCCAGATAGCTCTGTTATACCAAATCACCACCACCAGAGGATTcaggttctcaggaggcaggtcaggcagggTGCCAGATGTTCAGAGGGCAGCTTAGTTTCCTTGGGGATCTTACCAAGCTGCTCATCACTTCATGCTCCTCAAGGATGTCAGCCAGTGCTAAGGAGCTAAGACACAGGGGGTCTCTTGCCAGCCTGATATGCCCTTCCTACTTCATCCTATCTCACTACTTACTACCCTCTCTacttcctctgtgtgtgtacgtgtgtgtgtgcacacacacactcagtcatgtccaactctttgagaccccagggactgtagcctgccaggcttctctttccaagggattctccagacaaaaatactggagtgggttgccatgccctcttccaggggatcttcccaacccagggatcaaacccacatctccggcatctcctgccttggcagatgagttctttaccactagcgtcacctgggaagctctttctACTTACTATCCTCTCAGAAGTCAAAATTTCTGCCTACCAGCCTTGGATCCCACTCCATCTTAATTCCTTTTGAGAGCCCAGTAAGAAAAGGACAGAGATGCAAATGCAGGAGCTGTTTGTTTGGAAAACGTTTTATTGGAGTTACTGAGGCAGCAAGCAAAGGGTGATCATAGGACGGTCATCAGTAGCCCGCTCTTGCAGTGGCATAGCAGCGCTGGGTCTCTGGGTCACTGGGCATCAGGAGTTGCACTCCTCAGTCCTTTCAGCTGACAGAGAGAGGGTACAGTCAGATTGGAGACCCTGGGGCACGGGGAGCCAGGATCCTAAGGAAGTCCAGGATAGGGTGGGGTTCTGACAGAGAGGACTCACTGCCCTGGTCTAAGTTCCTATTCTCCTCTGAGTTATAGTGGCTGCAATTTCCCTGAgacttattttgttgttgttgtgttttaaattttgattgcggcatagttgatttacaatgttgtcttagtttcaggtgtacagcaatgtgaatctgTTATGCATATAtgcactctttttttagattcttttcccatctaggccattacagagtattgagtggagttccctgtgccatacagcaggtttttattagctatctattttatttgtagtagtgtgtgtatgttagtcccAATCTTcccatttatccctcccctcccttaCCTGCTGGCaatcataagtttattttccatatcagcaactctgtttttgttttgtagataggtcattggtagctttttttttcagatatctcatataagtgatattatgtgATATTTGCCGTTCCCTGTCTGACTTAGCTTTAGTCAGAAGAACGTTTAGCCCGCTTTCATTTCCTTACTCTCCTGCTCAGATCCTCTGCTTTTTCCCTCGCCCCCAGCCTCCTTTCTCTCCTAATGCCCACCTCCTCTTACCTTAGGAAAGGCATCCCAGTTGAGGAAAGGAAGTTTCCTTTTGATAGACTAAGACAGAAAATGAGAATGAGAGTGATGTGTTACAGGTCAGGTGAACACGGATCAGTAAGCTCTTGTTGAAGAGTTCTCTGAAGTGGTGATGGTGTCATTGTCTTATAAATACAGTAAGAATGAATATTTTCTGAGCCTGTAATCTGTGCTTGCCTTGCACAGACTACTTTACAGGCACGATTTCACTTGGTCTTTGCAGCAATCTTTTGATTTCAGTACTGACATCatacccacttcacagatgaggaaactgaggctcagagaactgAAGACATTTGTGTGAGGGCACATAGTATGTGCAGGATCACGCACCACAGGCTCTACTTTCAGTTCTGCCACAgacttaactttctttttttttttttaaatatttattttcacttagttatttggctatgctgagtcttagttgtggcatgtgggatctagttccctgaccaaggatcaaacccgggcccctttTGcattatccactggaccaccaaggaagtccttggcTTTAGCCTTCTAAATTTAGGTAAGTCACTCAACTTAGGACCTCATTTTCTTCCTGGAGGATGAGGATGAGGTTTGAATAAACCCTCGACTGATTAAGTTCTTACTTTTCGGGGATTGTCTTTGTGGGTCACATTAGGAAAACAAAGTGTGGCCACGACAGCCTCCCAGGGGAACTTTCTTTAGCTGGGCAGCATTCCAGCGGGACAGTTACTCCCTCCTAGAACCGAGGAAAGCACCAAAAGGGCGAGACCAGGATGTGTTGCCCCTACCCGGGGAAACAATCAGGAGAGAAAGGGCACCCAAGCTCTTACCTCAAAGAGAGCGTGCCAGTTCAGGAATTCATCGTTCTTGAAAGCCTttgcagagagagaaagggaccaGAAGAGGGTCACTTCCAGGGAAGGACAGAGCTTAGCCCCTGGCCCTCTGGGAAGAGTGAGGGACCGAGGAAACCCTGCAAGCTCTCCACCCAGGCATCAGTCTCCTTGAGGATGGGAGTGTGTGTGGAGGCCACTCTAGAGAATGAAACTTACTGATCGCAACTTGTCAATGTTCAGGAACTGGGCATTAAAGGCCTAGGCAAAGAAGCAGGGTGTTAAGAAAGTTACTGAAGAACATTGAAGAGATAGGGGACAAACTCATAGTCGGACGGCGAAAACAGGTGGTTTACCTCGGGTCCTGCTGCATAATTACCAATGGTGGTTTCTTCCTGGAAAGCGAAGAAGAGAAAGGGGCTAAATGATAGCCTGATGGCAAATCACCTTCCCCAAAGCCTCTCTGCCCCTTCCGCCCTCCACAGGCCAGCCCCATTCTCCATCCCGGGGGGGCTCAGTTAGCCCACTCTGTCCCAGCATGGTGGCGAATGGTAGACAGATATTCAGGTGACAAGAAAGGGATTGGAGGGTGGCATGCGGAAGGCAGAGAGTTCGGAGCCCAAGCCTGCATCCCTTGTaggcagcaggaggagagggtggagaaAAGAGGACTCCTCCCAAGAAGAACTGGCTTGTGTGGTTCTGTGGGAGGCTCGGGGTGTTCCTGAGACACCC from the Capra hircus breed San Clemente chromosome 18, ASM170441v1, whole genome shotgun sequence genome contains:
- the KRTDAP gene encoding keratinocyte differentiation-associated protein isoform X1, translating into MKIPVLPVAVLLSVLALHSAQGAALASSEEETTIGNYAAGPEAFNAQFLNIDKLRSAFKNDEFLNWHALFESIKRKLPFLNWDAFPKLKGLRSATPDAQ
- the KRTDAP gene encoding keratinocyte differentiation-associated protein isoform X2, producing the protein MKIPVLPVAVLLSVLALHSAQGAALASSEEETTIGNYAAGPEAFKNDEFLNWHALFESIKRKLPFLNWDAFPKLKGLRSATPDAQ